The Salmo salar chromosome ssa06, Ssal_v3.1, whole genome shotgun sequence genome window below encodes:
- the tagap gene encoding T-cell activation Rho GTPase-activating protein isoform X1 produces the protein MKVLSGSITAKTLTGGGMEPSIKFSLDSDAKIPALPSGVTQPIENGSNSKWSILRKLRRSSTLTSMPSRPDTDSKSHLFGQSLSKTCPEDGTLPKPIKDILVLLCKKGPSTEGVFRKNGNSKNLKAIREQLDSGTEVEMEALPVVLLVGLLKSFLKELPGSLLVSDMYETWMKALETKEVHHRSLELKRVVDKLPGPNILLLRNILCVLRHITESADANMMDANNLALCIAPTLLQKDIMSLDVQTVEKVIELTQFLIEHCCDIFGEDVLSLLGDPEEDNSDSVSSQQHDSAYDSNDPDAEGDSMGSTQIEGEGERGGSSPSLLFACGMQCGPIPSNTIFHTFTNKKPFNRRCSEPIIFSSAEKKSLIGLARSNDDFSVEGRDFEEHPLKKQISDSFLLPECGVTNTRHAATLSLPKLGGSQTMTWRQLDPSCLSSCSLESASSNTSDISLFTSPPLTSPACQHRGQSTLHTPLSAKPRAEPPRADTTEVVERGTQSMNSKALMRTKSLGAFGFAWGSLKKGDLQKEKPFSCGTLEEDSQSEVEAPVAKAPLRQKRPLSAVEVFLQVDSRLPSQPPSYEQAVQSATQPSPPHYGSMTVSAVAATLSRKSRPASMNANFLYSCSVNQYTDCFSQGIDGDVTATQQHSVGFRQRAMSESVSRARHETLSHHETASRHETVSRRCSQLVFEEYSYTKESYV, from the exons ATGAAGGTGCTGAGCGGCAGTATCACA GCTAAAACTCTAACAGGTGGGGGCATGGAGCCTTCTATCAAGTTTTCGCTTGAT AGTGACGCAAAGATCCCCGCCCTGCCCAGCGGTGTAACACAGCCCATTG AAAATGGTAGCAACAGTAAGTGGAGCATCTTGAGGAAGTTGAGGAGAAGCTCCACCCTCACCAGCATGCCCTCCCGTCCAGACACAGACTCCAAGAGCCATCTGTTTGGACAGTCTCTCTCCAAGACCTGCCCAGAGGACGGGACTCTTCCGAAGCCCATCAAG gATATATTGGTGCTGCTGTGCAAGAAAGGCCCCTCCACAGAGGGGGTGTTCAGGAAGAACGGCAACAGTAAGAACCTGAAGGCCATCAGGGAGCAGCTCGACAGCGGGACGGAGGTAGAGATGGAGGCCTTGCCTGTGGTTCTCCTGGTGGGACTACTTAAG AGTTTTCTGAAGGAGCTCCCGGGTAGCCTGCTAGTGTCGGATATGTATGAGACCTGGATGAAGGCCCTGGAGACTAAGGAAGTCCACCACAGAAGCTTAGAGCTCAAAAG AGTGGTAGACAAGCTACCAGGACCTAACATCCTCCTGCTGCGGAACATTCTGTGTGTGCTCCGTCACATCACGGAGAGCGCGGACGCCAACATGATGGACGCCAATAACTTGGCATTGTGCATTGCACCCACTCTGCTGCAGAAGGACATCATGTCCTTAGATGTGCAGACCGTGGAGAAG GTGATAGAGCTGACACAGTTCCTGATCGAGCATTGCTGTGACATCTTTGGAGAGGACGTCCTGAGCCTTTTGGGAGATCCTGAAGAGGATAACTCAG ATTCCGTGTCGTCACAGCAACATGATTCTGCGTATGACAGCAACGACCCAGACGCTGAGGGGGACAGTATGGGGTCCACGCAAATAGAGGGTGAGGGGGAAAGGGGCGGCtcgtccccatctctcctctttgCGTGCGGGATGCAATGCGGCCCTATCCCTTCCAACACCATCTTCCACACCTTCACCAACAAGAAGCCCTTCAACCGCCGCTGCTCAGAGCCAATCATCTTCTCCTCTGCCGAGAAGAAGAGCCTGATTGGCCTGGCCCGTAGTAACGACGATTTCTCCGTGGAGGGGCGGGACTTTGAGGAGCATCCACTCAAGAAGCAGATCTCTGACTCTTTCCTGCTCCCAGAATGTGGTGTTACCAACACCAGGCACGCCGCCACGCTGTCTCTCCCCAAACTCGGTGGCAGCCAGACGATGACTTGGCGGCAGCTTGACCCGTCATGCCTGTCATCCTGCTCTCTGGAGAGCGCCTCCTCCAACACATCAGACATCTCCCTGTTCACCAGCCCGCCGCTGACATCCCCAGCCTGCCAACACAGGGGCCAGTCCACACTCCATACTCCCCTCTCCGCCAAGCCCAGGGCAGAGCCCCCGAGGGCGGACACGACGGAAGTGGTTGAGCGAGGCACCCAGTCCATGAACAGTAAAGCCCTGATGAGGACCAAGAGCCTGGGGGCCTTTGGCTTCGCCTGGGGCAGTCTCAAGAAAGGCGACCTCCAGAAGGAGAAGCCTTTCTCTTGCGGGACCCTCGAGGAGGACTCCCAGAGTGAGGTGGAGGCCCCAGTGGCCAAGGCCCCTCTCAGGCAGAAGCGCCCCCTGTCTGCGGTGGAGGTCTTCCTACAGGTGGACAGCAGACTGCCCTCCCAGCCCCCTTCGTACGAGCAGGCAGTCCAGAGTGCGACTCAGCCCTCCCCACCGCATTATGGCTCCATGACTGTCAGTGCCGTCGCCGCCACTCTCAGCAGGAAGTCCCGCCCAGCCTCTATGAACGCAAACTTCCTGTACTCCTGTTCCGTCAATCAATACACAGACTGCTTCTCTCAGGGGATAGATGGTGATGTCACTGCAACCCAACAGCATTCGGTCGGGTTCCGCCAGCGAGCGATGTCTGAGTCCGTGTCAAGAGCACGCCACGAGACCCTGTCACACCATGAGACAGCGTCACGCCATGAGACTGTGTCACGGAGGTGCAGCCAGCTTGTGTTCGAGGAGTATTCTTACACCAAGGAGTCCTACGTTTGA
- the tagap gene encoding T-cell activation Rho GTPase-activating protein, whose protein sequence is MLYLHKLPKCLASFVTENGSNSKWSILRKLRRSSTLTSMPSRPDTDSKSHLFGQSLSKTCPEDGTLPKPIKDILVLLCKKGPSTEGVFRKNGNSKNLKAIREQLDSGTEVEMEALPVVLLVGLLKSFLKELPGSLLVSDMYETWMKALETKEVHHRSLELKRVVDKLPGPNILLLRNILCVLRHITESADANMMDANNLALCIAPTLLQKDIMSLDVQTVEKVIELTQFLIEHCCDIFGEDVLSLLGDPEEDNSDSVSSQQHDSAYDSNDPDAEGDSMGSTQIEGEGERGGSSPSLLFACGMQCGPIPSNTIFHTFTNKKPFNRRCSEPIIFSSAEKKSLIGLARSNDDFSVEGRDFEEHPLKKQISDSFLLPECGVTNTRHAATLSLPKLGGSQTMTWRQLDPSCLSSCSLESASSNTSDISLFTSPPLTSPACQHRGQSTLHTPLSAKPRAEPPRADTTEVVERGTQSMNSKALMRTKSLGAFGFAWGSLKKGDLQKEKPFSCGTLEEDSQSEVEAPVAKAPLRQKRPLSAVEVFLQVDSRLPSQPPSYEQAVQSATQPSPPHYGSMTVSAVAATLSRKSRPASMNANFLYSCSVNQYTDCFSQGIDGDVTATQQHSVGFRQRAMSESVSRARHETLSHHETASRHETVSRRCSQLVFEEYSYTKESYV, encoded by the exons ATGCTATACCTACACAAATTGCCTAAATGTTTGGCTTCTTTCGTAACAGAAAATGGTAGCAACAGTAAGTGGAGCATCTTGAGGAAGTTGAGGAGAAGCTCCACCCTCACCAGCATGCCCTCCCGTCCAGACACAGACTCCAAGAGCCATCTGTTTGGACAGTCTCTCTCCAAGACCTGCCCAGAGGACGGGACTCTTCCGAAGCCCATCAAG gATATATTGGTGCTGCTGTGCAAGAAAGGCCCCTCCACAGAGGGGGTGTTCAGGAAGAACGGCAACAGTAAGAACCTGAAGGCCATCAGGGAGCAGCTCGACAGCGGGACGGAGGTAGAGATGGAGGCCTTGCCTGTGGTTCTCCTGGTGGGACTACTTAAG AGTTTTCTGAAGGAGCTCCCGGGTAGCCTGCTAGTGTCGGATATGTATGAGACCTGGATGAAGGCCCTGGAGACTAAGGAAGTCCACCACAGAAGCTTAGAGCTCAAAAG AGTGGTAGACAAGCTACCAGGACCTAACATCCTCCTGCTGCGGAACATTCTGTGTGTGCTCCGTCACATCACGGAGAGCGCGGACGCCAACATGATGGACGCCAATAACTTGGCATTGTGCATTGCACCCACTCTGCTGCAGAAGGACATCATGTCCTTAGATGTGCAGACCGTGGAGAAG GTGATAGAGCTGACACAGTTCCTGATCGAGCATTGCTGTGACATCTTTGGAGAGGACGTCCTGAGCCTTTTGGGAGATCCTGAAGAGGATAACTCAG ATTCCGTGTCGTCACAGCAACATGATTCTGCGTATGACAGCAACGACCCAGACGCTGAGGGGGACAGTATGGGGTCCACGCAAATAGAGGGTGAGGGGGAAAGGGGCGGCtcgtccccatctctcctctttgCGTGCGGGATGCAATGCGGCCCTATCCCTTCCAACACCATCTTCCACACCTTCACCAACAAGAAGCCCTTCAACCGCCGCTGCTCAGAGCCAATCATCTTCTCCTCTGCCGAGAAGAAGAGCCTGATTGGCCTGGCCCGTAGTAACGACGATTTCTCCGTGGAGGGGCGGGACTTTGAGGAGCATCCACTCAAGAAGCAGATCTCTGACTCTTTCCTGCTCCCAGAATGTGGTGTTACCAACACCAGGCACGCCGCCACGCTGTCTCTCCCCAAACTCGGTGGCAGCCAGACGATGACTTGGCGGCAGCTTGACCCGTCATGCCTGTCATCCTGCTCTCTGGAGAGCGCCTCCTCCAACACATCAGACATCTCCCTGTTCACCAGCCCGCCGCTGACATCCCCAGCCTGCCAACACAGGGGCCAGTCCACACTCCATACTCCCCTCTCCGCCAAGCCCAGGGCAGAGCCCCCGAGGGCGGACACGACGGAAGTGGTTGAGCGAGGCACCCAGTCCATGAACAGTAAAGCCCTGATGAGGACCAAGAGCCTGGGGGCCTTTGGCTTCGCCTGGGGCAGTCTCAAGAAAGGCGACCTCCAGAAGGAGAAGCCTTTCTCTTGCGGGACCCTCGAGGAGGACTCCCAGAGTGAGGTGGAGGCCCCAGTGGCCAAGGCCCCTCTCAGGCAGAAGCGCCCCCTGTCTGCGGTGGAGGTCTTCCTACAGGTGGACAGCAGACTGCCCTCCCAGCCCCCTTCGTACGAGCAGGCAGTCCAGAGTGCGACTCAGCCCTCCCCACCGCATTATGGCTCCATGACTGTCAGTGCCGTCGCCGCCACTCTCAGCAGGAAGTCCCGCCCAGCCTCTATGAACGCAAACTTCCTGTACTCCTGTTCCGTCAATCAATACACAGACTGCTTCTCTCAGGGGATAGATGGTGATGTCACTGCAACCCAACAGCATTCGGTCGGGTTCCGCCAGCGAGCGATGTCTGAGTCCGTGTCAAGAGCACGCCACGAGACCCTGTCACACCATGAGACAGCGTCACGCCATGAGACTGTGTCACGGAGGTGCAGCCAGCTTGTGTTCGAGGAGTATTCTTACACCAAGGAGTCCTACGTTTGA